In Nitrospira sp., the following proteins share a genomic window:
- a CDS encoding CCA tRNA nucleotidyltransferase — protein MPTTTRPAASAPVWPMPATLGDRMISQMSARGFILLQTAGRLADEMGLPAYAVGGFVRDLLMSKTSADIDVVVEGDGIAFAKLVGRELDGTVQAHHAFGTATITLPDELTLDVATARSETYAQPAALPQVVSGSIMQDLFRRDFTVNAMAIRLNARRFGELVDLFGGQRDVQARRLRTLHAKSFLDDPTRIFRAVRLEARLGFRMDGETLRHCVEAGRQDLPGHLSGQRLCNELRLILLEAQPEKALARLGVLKLLRFVHPKLIWTSGMARRFEMVRAAVDRCRKMETGGPHNLWLVYFMALVEGLTPNAVQDMMQRLALPARDVGQVMAGHGRAATILRGLAKRPAPKPSAIYRALDGLADETVCLLIARASSEAVRKRLLDYRSQYRDVKLSVTGADLKALGLTPGPAYKKILTRLLDARLDGVVRSKADELKLVAKLARL, from the coding sequence ATGCCGACCACCACACGTCCTGCTGCTAGCGCACCGGTTTGGCCGATGCCGGCCACCCTCGGGGATCGGATGATCTCACAAATGTCGGCACGCGGGTTCATCCTGCTGCAAACGGCCGGCCGTCTGGCCGATGAGATGGGGCTGCCTGCCTACGCGGTGGGCGGCTTCGTGCGCGATCTTTTGATGAGCAAGACATCGGCGGACATTGACGTCGTTGTTGAGGGGGACGGGATTGCTTTTGCCAAACTCGTGGGGCGCGAACTAGATGGCACCGTGCAGGCCCATCACGCCTTCGGCACCGCGACAATCACGTTGCCGGACGAGCTGACGCTGGATGTGGCCACAGCCCGCAGCGAAACCTATGCTCAGCCGGCGGCCCTGCCCCAAGTCGTGTCCGGTTCGATCATGCAGGATCTCTTTCGACGCGACTTCACGGTCAATGCCATGGCCATCCGGCTCAACGCGCGTCGATTCGGTGAGCTAGTCGATCTCTTCGGCGGGCAGCGGGATGTGCAAGCCAGACGGTTGCGGACCCTGCATGCGAAAAGTTTCTTGGACGATCCGACGAGGATTTTTCGCGCCGTCCGTTTGGAAGCGCGGCTGGGTTTTCGGATGGACGGGGAAACATTGCGCCACTGCGTGGAAGCCGGGCGGCAGGACCTGCCCGGGCACCTGTCCGGTCAACGGCTGTGCAACGAACTGCGTCTCATCCTGTTGGAGGCGCAGCCGGAGAAGGCTCTGGCAAGGCTGGGCGTGCTGAAGCTGCTGCGGTTCGTCCATCCAAAATTGATCTGGACATCGGGCATGGCGCGGCGGTTTGAGATGGTGCGCGCGGCAGTCGACCGGTGCCGTAAAATGGAGACGGGCGGGCCGCACAATCTCTGGCTGGTCTATTTCATGGCGCTGGTCGAGGGGCTGACTCCCAACGCCGTGCAGGACATGATGCAGCGACTGGCGCTGCCAGCACGTGACGTGGGACAGGTCATGGCCGGCCACGGCAGAGCGGCTACGATTCTGCGCGGGTTGGCAAAACGGCCTGCGCCCAAACCGAGCGCAATCTATCGAGCGCTGGATGGTCTGGCGGATGAGACGGTGTGTCTTCTAATCGCCAGGGCGTCATCCGAGGCCGTTCGGAAGCGGCTGCTGGACTATCGCTCCCAGTATCGTGATGTCAAGCTGTCCGTGACAGGCGCCGATCTCAAGGCGCTGGGGCTCACGCCCGGACCGGCCTATAAAAAGATTCTGACTCGTTTGCTGGATGCCCGCCTGGACGGGGTCGTGCGAAGCAAAGCCGACGAATTGAAGCTGGTAGCGAAACTCGCCCGGCTGTAA
- a CDS encoding DUF3047 domain-containing protein: MALLDHALGAVWAALFFIGSTVLLPAVVAAQSNAVLEVGKFSAVKVGADLPDGWKPLTFPKVPVHTTYAFVKDGDTVVVKATSKESASGLTKVVRIDPKEYPIVRWRWKVDNILKASDVRTKQGDDYPARLYITFKYDPDKVSFVKKAKYRVGKLIFGDIPIAAINYIWDATAPQGLFIENAYTDFAQMVVVESGAHGVGMWKDEERNIYEDYKKAFNGEPLLINGVAIMSDTDNTKESAVAYYGDIIFLKAK; this comes from the coding sequence ATGGCTCTTCTCGATCATGCGCTAGGGGCCGTGTGGGCGGCTCTTTTCTTCATCGGCAGCACAGTGCTGTTGCCGGCCGTCGTGGCGGCGCAGTCGAATGCCGTTCTCGAAGTCGGAAAATTTTCGGCCGTGAAAGTGGGCGCCGACCTACCGGACGGCTGGAAACCCCTGACGTTCCCCAAAGTCCCCGTCCATACGACTTATGCCTTCGTCAAAGATGGCGACACGGTTGTAGTTAAGGCGACTAGTAAGGAATCGGCCTCCGGACTGACAAAGGTCGTGAGGATCGACCCAAAGGAATACCCGATCGTTCGCTGGCGCTGGAAGGTGGACAATATCCTGAAGGCAAGCGACGTGAGGACGAAGCAGGGAGACGACTACCCGGCGCGGCTGTACATCACCTTCAAATACGATCCGGACAAAGTGAGCTTCGTTAAAAAGGCCAAGTACCGGGTGGGCAAGCTGATCTTTGGGGACATTCCGATTGCGGCGATTAATTACATCTGGGATGCGACGGCGCCGCAGGGCCTGTTCATCGAGAACGCCTACACGGACTTCGCGCAGATGGTCGTGGTGGAGAGCGGGGCGCATGGCGTAGGGATGTGGAAGGACGAGGAGCGGAACATCTATGAGGATTACAAGAAGGCGTTCAACGGCGAACCGCTGCTAATCAATGGTGTGGCGATCATGAGCGACACGGACAATACGAAGGAATCGGCGGTGGCCTATTACGGGGATATCATTTTTCTAAAGGCAAAGTAA